In Chitinophaga nivalis, a single genomic region encodes these proteins:
- a CDS encoding HAD family hydrolase, with the protein MKNQEQKEYQAIIFDLGAVLIDWNPRYLYRKIFSSEEETEDFLRNICTADWNEQQDAGRSLLEGTEQLIATHPQQANNIRAFYGRWQEMMGGEISGTVQLLQQLKNTGKYKLYALTNWSNETFPLALMQYRSLQLFDGIVVSGREKQRKPDPAFYQLLLDRYQVDAAAALFIDDNLRNVAGAENCGIDSILFTNPDQLKNELINKCILF; encoded by the coding sequence ATGAAAAACCAAGAGCAAAAAGAGTATCAGGCCATCATCTTCGATCTGGGAGCCGTATTGATCGATTGGAATCCACGTTATCTGTACCGGAAAATTTTTTCTTCGGAAGAAGAAACCGAAGATTTTCTGCGTAACATCTGTACCGCCGACTGGAATGAACAACAGGATGCCGGCAGAAGCCTGCTGGAAGGCACCGAACAGCTGATAGCCACGCATCCGCAACAAGCCAATAATATCCGCGCTTTCTATGGCAGATGGCAGGAAATGATGGGCGGAGAAATTTCCGGCACCGTACAGTTGCTGCAACAGCTGAAAAACACCGGCAAATACAAACTGTATGCATTAACCAACTGGTCCAACGAAACCTTTCCCCTGGCCCTGATGCAATATCGTTCCCTCCAACTGTTTGATGGCATTGTTGTATCCGGCCGCGAAAAACAACGCAAGCCCGACCCTGCTTTTTATCAGCTGTTACTGGATCGGTATCAGGTAGATGCGGCAGCCGCCCTGTTTATTGATGATAATCTCCGTAATGTGGCTGGTGCCGAAAACTGTGGTATCGACAGTATTCTCTTTACCAATCCGGATCAACTAAAAAATGAATTGATAAATAAATGTATATTATTTTAA
- a CDS encoding DUF4136 domain-containing protein yields the protein MKRTILLCSTAALAVAMLSFSSCRKDPLKDMTNEESRIYITNHDNSATFSNYNTFSIVDSVAVLTNRNEKAKKALTDYDKQLIAAVTASMKARGYTLVDKAAKPDLGINLTRIDNSFTNISWNPGWWGGIGYWDTGYWGYPGGGWFWPSYYTIYQVNERQTAIDAFDLKNPKNDKFTAVWNALWRGSGVWDINNVNAMVQASFEQSPYLTKTK from the coding sequence ATGAAAAGAACAATATTATTATGCAGCACTGCCGCCCTGGCCGTAGCCATGCTATCTTTTAGCAGTTGTCGTAAAGACCCTTTAAAAGATATGACCAATGAAGAATCACGTATCTACATTACCAATCATGACAACAGCGCAACATTCAGCAACTATAATACTTTCAGCATTGTAGATTCCGTGGCCGTATTAACCAACAGAAATGAGAAAGCTAAAAAGGCCCTCACGGATTACGACAAACAACTGATTGCAGCTGTTACGGCTTCCATGAAAGCAAGAGGCTATACCCTGGTGGATAAAGCAGCTAAACCCGACCTGGGTATTAACCTTACCCGTATTGATAACTCCTTCACCAATATCTCCTGGAACCCGGGCTGGTGGGGCGGTATCGGGTACTGGGACACTGGTTACTGGGGTTATCCGGGCGGTGGCTGGTTCTGGCCTTCTTACTATACCATTTATCAGGTCAACGAAAGACAAACTGCCATCGATGCATTTGACCTGAAAAATCCGAAGAATGATAAATTCACGGCTGTATGGAATGCCCTCTGGCGTGGTTCTGGCGTATGGGATATCAATAATGTGAATGCGATGGTACAGGCATCTTTTGAACAATCCCCCTACCTGACCAAAACCAAATAA
- a CDS encoding porin family protein, whose protein sequence is MKKIKNWIMIFAGCFAAQAVSAQYRPPLSVDINYSIAQPLGSLKDYSNKTSFRGWSAGLQYMLNDQLSVGIRSGFQDFYERLPRAVYPDKSGAVSAVQSRTLQTIPIQATVGYAFTKPDKAVIPYANLGIGAANMNYEKYWGEFVEKDNSWQFLISPEIGINVPLGQASPVMFNAGIRYNYSPYKYNDITSYNTIQGNIGVKYHFH, encoded by the coding sequence ATGAAAAAGATAAAAAACTGGATAATGATTTTTGCAGGATGTTTCGCTGCTCAGGCAGTATCTGCACAGTATCGTCCGCCTTTGTCTGTGGATATCAATTATTCTATTGCGCAACCACTGGGATCATTGAAGGATTATAGCAATAAAACAAGCTTCCGGGGCTGGAGCGCCGGATTACAATACATGTTGAACGACCAGCTGTCTGTGGGTATCCGCAGCGGGTTCCAGGACTTCTACGAAAGACTGCCCCGGGCTGTATACCCTGATAAATCAGGCGCGGTATCAGCCGTACAATCCCGTACGCTGCAAACCATTCCGATCCAGGCAACCGTAGGCTATGCGTTTACCAAACCGGATAAAGCCGTGATTCCATATGCCAATCTGGGCATTGGTGCTGCCAACATGAATTATGAAAAATACTGGGGAGAATTTGTAGAAAAAGATAACAGCTGGCAATTCCTGATCAGTCCTGAAATAGGCATCAATGTGCCGCTAGGACAGGCATCTCCGGTGATGTTCAATGCAGGTATCCGCTATAACTACTCACCTTACAAGTATAATGATATTACCAGTTACAATACTATTCAGGGAAATATCGGTGTAAAATACCATTTTCACTAA
- a CDS encoding nucleotidyl transferase AbiEii/AbiGii toxin family protein yields MEETYRKQVSLLLTVLPEVAKEKCFALHGGTAINLFVRDMPRLSVDIDLTYLLIEDRSNSLTHIAEALERIKANIEKVLPNAKVSHREDNAKLQISANKVDIKLEVNLVNRGSLSEPVEMELCVKAQNDFEAFCIMPVVPIGQLFGGKIIAALDRQHPRDLFDVKHLLEIEGFTQEIKEGFLHYLLCSDRPINEIITPNFQGQRAVMENQFTGMTDEVFDYTEFEDVRKKLVQTIHANLTNSDKAFLLSVKNATPDWEIYDFEKFPAVRWKLQNLQNLKDKNPKKHRELYEALEKKLMIPME; encoded by the coding sequence ATGGAAGAAACATATAGAAAGCAAGTATCGCTTTTATTGACAGTATTGCCAGAGGTAGCGAAAGAGAAATGCTTTGCTCTTCATGGCGGCACCGCAATTAATCTCTTTGTACGTGATATGCCACGCCTATCTGTGGATATTGATCTTACTTACCTCCTTATAGAAGATAGGAGTAACTCACTTACACACATTGCCGAAGCGCTTGAAAGAATAAAAGCAAACATAGAGAAAGTCCTTCCCAATGCGAAAGTAAGCCACCGGGAGGATAACGCTAAACTTCAGATTTCAGCAAATAAGGTTGATATAAAACTGGAAGTTAATTTGGTTAACCGTGGTTCTTTATCCGAACCTGTGGAAATGGAACTATGCGTAAAGGCACAGAACGATTTCGAAGCTTTCTGCATTATGCCAGTTGTCCCAATTGGTCAGCTCTTTGGTGGTAAAATCATTGCGGCTCTTGATCGGCAACACCCACGGGATCTTTTTGATGTAAAACATTTACTGGAGATAGAAGGTTTTACCCAAGAAATAAAAGAAGGATTTCTACATTACTTGCTCTGTAGTGATAGGCCGATTAATGAAATTATTACGCCTAATTTTCAGGGCCAGCGTGCTGTTATGGAGAATCAGTTTACAGGCATGACAGACGAGGTATTTGACTATACAGAATTTGAAGATGTACGCAAAAAATTAGTTCAAACCATACATGCTAATCTCACCAATAGCGATAAAGCCTTTTTGCTGAGTGTAAAGAATGCCACTCCGGACTGGGAGATTTACGATTTTGAGAAGTTTCCGGCTGTCCGTTGGAAATTACAGAATTTACAAAATCTCAAAGACAAGAACCCTAAAAAGCACCGAGAACTATATGAAGCGCTGGAAAAAAAACTAATGATACCAATGGAATAA
- a CDS encoding type IV toxin-antitoxin system AbiEi family antitoxin, with product MSTEMGTKINQLFHLQPPGAILQSSWLVRQGYSHDLQQRYKKSKWLQSIGTGAFIRTGESVSYEGAIYALQKQIGSNIHPGGRTALSLLGKAHYLELATKRIVLFGGSNDKLPAWFKNYDWGYKIAYYESSFLPLDLGFTEIETKNLSIKISGPIRAMLECLYLAPQKQELIECFELMEGLNNLPPKQVQMLLENCNSIKVKRLFLYMAEKAAHSWFNYIDLKNIDLGSGKRSIVKNGVYIEKYKITIPKELQEYGRNI from the coding sequence ATGAGTACCGAAATGGGAACAAAAATAAACCAGCTATTTCACTTGCAACCACCGGGGGCCATTCTTCAATCTTCCTGGTTAGTTCGGCAGGGATATAGTCATGATTTACAGCAGCGTTACAAGAAAAGTAAATGGTTGCAATCTATCGGTACAGGTGCATTTATTCGCACTGGCGAGTCTGTTAGCTATGAAGGAGCTATCTATGCTCTACAAAAACAAATTGGCTCTAACATACACCCCGGTGGGCGCACTGCTCTATCCCTTTTGGGAAAAGCGCATTATTTAGAATTAGCAACGAAAAGAATTGTGTTATTTGGAGGAAGTAACGATAAACTTCCCGCATGGTTCAAAAATTATGATTGGGGATACAAAATAGCATATTATGAATCATCCTTTTTGCCCCTCGATTTGGGGTTTACCGAAATCGAAACGAAAAATCTTTCTATAAAAATTTCAGGGCCAATACGTGCAATGCTGGAATGCTTATATTTAGCACCCCAAAAACAAGAACTCATTGAATGTTTCGAATTAATGGAAGGTTTGAATAACCTTCCTCCCAAGCAAGTACAAATGCTACTTGAAAACTGTAATTCTATCAAAGTAAAACGCCTATTCCTTTATATGGCTGAAAAAGCAGCTCATAGCTGGTTTAACTATATCGATTTAAAAAATATAGATTTAGGAAGCGGTAAACGTAGCATCGTTAAAAACGGTGTTTATATTGAAAAGTATAAAATCACTATCCCGAAAGAGTTACAAGAATATGGAAGAAACATATAG
- a CDS encoding FAD:protein FMN transferase: protein MYRYLLLLIVWCHTQPVSAQSPAPVKLITCEGKAQGTYYIVKYLATDTTSLQGAVDSIFQVIDQSLSLYRPGSLINQFNATGQVQLDTHMKAVVTKALLTSRATDGLFDITVKPLVDLWGFGVHKRAFTGVPPADSIKKALTYIGYRYLRIKGNQLLATRRGVQIDCNGIAQGYTVDVLGQLLTQRGIRNYLVDVGGELCASGHNARGESWGVGIERPTPGDTNYEPVQGMVRLPGKGIATSGNYRRFFDQGGTRFAHTIHPLTGEALHNHIISVTVMAKDCFTADAFDNPLILMGVEEGLLYIEQHPAYGLEAMYIYKAPDGTVKEACSKGFRQYMVY, encoded by the coding sequence ATGTACCGTTATCTTTTATTACTGATCGTATGGTGTCATACGCAGCCTGTCTCCGCACAATCACCAGCACCGGTGAAGCTCATCACCTGTGAAGGGAAAGCCCAGGGCACTTATTACATTGTTAAATATTTAGCGACAGATACCACATCATTACAAGGCGCTGTGGATTCCATTTTTCAGGTGATCGATCAGTCGTTGTCGTTATACCGGCCAGGTTCTTTGATCAATCAGTTTAATGCCACCGGCCAGGTGCAGCTGGATACTCATATGAAAGCAGTAGTCACTAAAGCACTGTTGACCAGCCGGGCTACTGATGGCTTGTTCGACATCACCGTGAAACCGCTGGTAGACCTGTGGGGGTTTGGGGTGCATAAACGGGCTTTTACCGGGGTGCCGCCGGCAGACAGTATAAAAAAAGCATTGACGTATATTGGTTACCGTTATCTGCGTATAAAAGGAAACCAGCTCCTTGCTACCCGGAGGGGCGTACAAATAGATTGTAATGGTATTGCCCAGGGGTATACCGTGGATGTACTGGGGCAGTTGCTGACGCAACGCGGCATCCGGAATTACCTGGTAGATGTAGGCGGAGAGCTGTGTGCCAGCGGGCACAATGCCCGGGGGGAAAGCTGGGGCGTAGGTATTGAACGGCCTACACCCGGTGATACCAACTATGAACCGGTACAGGGAATGGTGCGGCTGCCGGGTAAAGGCATCGCTACCAGTGGTAATTACCGCCGCTTTTTTGATCAGGGAGGTACCCGTTTTGCGCACACCATTCATCCGCTGACGGGTGAGGCATTGCATAATCATATCATCAGTGTAACGGTGATGGCCAAAGATTGTTTTACGGCGGATGCTTTTGATAATCCGCTGATATTAATGGGCGTGGAAGAAGGATTGCTGTATATCGAGCAGCATCCGGCATACGGACTGGAAGCCATGTATATTTACAAAGCGCCGGATGGAACGGTGAAAGAAGCCTGTAGTAAAGGTTTCAGGCAGTATATGGTGTACTGA
- a CDS encoding acyl-CoA dehydrogenase family protein, with the protein MLKDLFQSPDYFAIDDLLTEEHLLARDAVRQWVKKEVSPVIEDYCQRAAFPTQIIDSLGQLGCFGPTIPVEYGGGGMDHIAYGLMMQELERGDSGIRSTASVQGSLVMYPIFTFGSEAQKKKYLPKLATGEWMGCFGLTEPDHGSNPAGMITHYREEGDHVILNGAKMWISNAPFADIAVVWAKDESDTIRGLIVERGMEGFTTPETKGKWSLRASATGELVFDNVKVPKENILPNVKGLKGPLSCLSSARYGIAWGVIGAAMDCYDTALRYAKERVQFGRPIAGFQLTQQKLAEMITEITKAQLMNWRLGVLKNEGKATPAQISMAKRNSCRIATNIAREARSILGGMGITGEFPVMRHMMNLESVITYEGTHEIHLLITGMDVTGLDAFK; encoded by the coding sequence ATGCTCAAGGACCTGTTTCAGTCACCTGATTATTTTGCTATTGATGATTTATTGACGGAAGAACATCTGCTGGCCCGCGATGCGGTGCGGCAGTGGGTAAAGAAAGAAGTATCACCTGTAATTGAGGACTATTGCCAACGGGCAGCGTTCCCCACACAAATTATTGACAGCCTGGGTCAACTGGGTTGTTTCGGGCCCACCATACCCGTAGAATATGGTGGCGGCGGTATGGATCATATCGCCTACGGCCTCATGATGCAGGAACTGGAGCGCGGCGACAGCGGCATCCGTTCCACAGCCTCTGTACAGGGATCACTGGTGATGTACCCTATTTTTACTTTCGGCAGCGAAGCACAAAAGAAAAAATATCTTCCTAAACTCGCCACCGGAGAGTGGATGGGTTGTTTTGGGCTTACAGAGCCCGACCATGGTTCCAACCCGGCGGGTATGATTACCCATTACCGGGAAGAAGGGGACCATGTAATTCTCAATGGCGCCAAGATGTGGATTTCCAATGCACCTTTTGCAGACATCGCCGTGGTGTGGGCAAAAGATGAGTCGGATACCATCCGCGGCTTAATTGTGGAACGTGGTATGGAAGGCTTTACCACACCGGAAACAAAAGGCAAATGGAGTCTGCGCGCCAGCGCTACCGGCGAACTGGTATTCGACAATGTAAAAGTGCCGAAGGAGAACATCCTGCCCAATGTCAAAGGTTTAAAAGGGCCTTTAAGCTGCCTCTCTTCCGCCCGTTATGGTATTGCCTGGGGGGTGATAGGTGCAGCGATGGATTGTTATGATACTGCCTTGCGTTATGCCAAAGAAAGGGTACAGTTTGGCCGGCCTATTGCCGGTTTCCAGCTCACGCAGCAAAAACTGGCGGAAATGATTACCGAAATCACCAAAGCACAGTTGATGAACTGGCGGCTGGGGGTATTGAAAAATGAAGGTAAAGCTACGCCGGCGCAAATCTCCATGGCTAAACGTAATTCCTGCAGGATAGCCACCAACATTGCCCGCGAAGCCCGTTCCATACTGGGTGGTATGGGTATTACCGGCGAATTCCCTGTGATGCGTCACATGATGAACCTGGAAAGTGTTATTACCTATGAAGGTACCCACGAAATTCACCTGCTCATTACGGGCATGGATGTAACCGGATTGGATGCCTTTAAATAA
- a CDS encoding YciI family protein, whose translation MASKIIPTLLLLGFLVVIIFSFHATPSPAVSLHVSALAAVPVTSHSADTISGLKRYWMVLLKRGPHRNQPAAQAAEIQKGHLQNITRLANAGKIIVAGPFGDDGPLRGIFIMDCADSLEAVQLVNTDPAIAAGRLSFEVKPWWTEKNCVFK comes from the coding sequence ATGGCAAGCAAAATAATACCTACACTTTTGCTGTTGGGGTTTTTGGTTGTTATAATTTTTTCATTTCACGCCACCCCATCACCCGCTGTTTCTTTGCATGTTTCGGCATTGGCAGCAGTACCGGTTACCTCACACAGTGCAGATACTATTTCCGGTCTTAAACGTTACTGGATGGTATTACTGAAGAGAGGGCCGCATCGGAATCAGCCTGCTGCCCAGGCAGCAGAGATACAAAAAGGGCATCTGCAAAATATCACCCGACTGGCCAATGCCGGCAAAATCATTGTAGCCGGACCTTTTGGCGATGATGGTCCCCTCCGCGGCATCTTTATCATGGACTGTGCCGACAGCCTGGAAGCCGTACAACTGGTCAACACCGATCCGGCTATAGCAGCCGGCAGACTTTCATTTGAAGTAAAGCCCTGGTGGACAGAAAAGAACTGCGTGTTTAAATAA
- the pyrF gene encoding orotidine-5'-phosphate decarboxylase — MNRQELVNLIKEKQSYLCVGLDTDIQKIPKHLLSHADPVFAFNKAIIDATKDFCVAYKINTAFYESMGIRGWESLQRTIDYIPSGIFTIADAKRGDIGNTSTQYAKTFFDTYKFDSVTVAPYMGKDSVTPFLQFSEKWAILLGLTSNEGSQDFQMQQIGEEFLFEKVLKAGKEWGTPDNLMFVVGATQSSQLAYIRKLVPDHFFLVPGVGAQGGSLEEISTQAMNKDCGLLVNASRAIIYAGNGEDFAADARRVAQQYQQEMAGYLRRIVVETV, encoded by the coding sequence ATGAATCGACAGGAATTAGTGAATCTGATTAAGGAAAAACAATCTTACCTGTGTGTAGGATTGGATACAGACATACAAAAGATTCCAAAGCACCTGCTTTCTCATGCAGATCCGGTGTTTGCCTTCAACAAGGCAATTATTGATGCTACCAAAGATTTTTGTGTAGCCTACAAAATTAATACAGCTTTCTACGAAAGCATGGGTATCCGTGGCTGGGAGAGTCTGCAACGTACTATCGACTATATCCCATCCGGTATCTTCACCATTGCAGATGCCAAAAGAGGGGATATTGGTAATACCTCTACCCAATATGCAAAAACCTTTTTTGATACTTACAAATTCGACTCTGTAACCGTAGCGCCTTACATGGGTAAGGACAGTGTTACCCCTTTTCTGCAGTTCTCTGAAAAATGGGCGATCCTCTTGGGACTTACTTCCAATGAAGGCAGCCAGGACTTCCAGATGCAACAGATCGGAGAGGAGTTTTTGTTTGAGAAAGTATTGAAAGCCGGTAAAGAATGGGGGACACCAGATAACCTGATGTTTGTCGTAGGTGCTACCCAGTCTTCCCAACTGGCTTATATCCGTAAACTGGTGCCGGATCATTTCTTCCTGGTACCGGGCGTAGGTGCACAGGGTGGTAGCCTGGAAGAAATTTCCACACAAGCCATGAATAAAGATTGTGGCCTGTTGGTAAATGCCAGCCGTGCGATCATTTATGCCGGCAACGGAGAAGATTTTGCTGCGGATGCCCGTCGGGTAGCCCAGCAGTACCAGCAGGAAATGGCCGGATATCTGCGCCGTATCGTTGTAGAAACGGTATAG
- a CDS encoding FMN-binding negative transcriptional regulator codes for MYIAKLHQETDRAIITRLIEENGFGLLITTDDTGTPHATHIPMVLEEKASGELVLKGHIARINPQWQWFSKGLSLAVFNAEHAYISASWYEKGKIPTWNYMAVHLHGTVRIQEEAEVIASLGGLVDKYEAASACPVHISEIPAKELDNNVKAIVGFELTVTDINATFKLSQNKNDADYQSVITHLREIGDENAIGVVAAMEARRPQIK; via the coding sequence ATGTATATTGCCAAACTCCATCAGGAAACCGATCGCGCAATTATTACCCGCTTAATTGAAGAAAATGGTTTTGGATTATTGATCACTACTGACGATACCGGCACGCCGCATGCTACGCATATCCCCATGGTATTGGAGGAAAAAGCATCCGGAGAGCTGGTGCTGAAAGGGCACATTGCCCGGATAAATCCGCAGTGGCAATGGTTTTCAAAAGGCCTTTCCCTGGCAGTTTTTAATGCAGAACATGCCTATATTTCTGCATCCTGGTATGAAAAAGGTAAAATTCCTACCTGGAATTATATGGCTGTACACCTGCATGGCACGGTTCGTATTCAGGAAGAAGCGGAAGTAATCGCATCATTGGGTGGATTGGTGGATAAATACGAAGCTGCTTCTGCCTGTCCGGTGCATATCAGTGAAATCCCTGCCAAAGAGTTGGATAATAACGTAAAAGCCATTGTAGGATTTGAATTGACCGTTACGGACATCAATGCTACATTCAAACTCAGCCAGAATAAAAATGATGCGGATTATCAGAGCGTCATTACACATTTGCGGGAAATAGGAGATGAAAATGCCATAGGAGTAGTGGCAGCAATGGAAGCGCGCCGGCCGCAGATAAAATAA
- a CDS encoding Mrp/NBP35 family ATP-binding protein, giving the protein MITKEQVLQALSNVEEPDLGKDLVTLNMVKDIEIDGNKVKFTVVLTTPACPLKDLIRNACVNAIHMMVSKEAQVEVVMTANVSTKRTDGKGVLANVKNIIVVASGKGGVGKSTVAANLALALGRDGARVGLMDADIYGPSVPIMFGLRGERPLMVNVDGKGMIQPMEKFGIKVMSIGLLIDERQAVVWRGPMASSALRQFITDVYWGDLDYLVIDMPPGTGDIHLTLVQTVPVTGAVIVTTPQDVALADAKKGIAMFQGQQINVPIIGLVENMAYFTPAELPDNKYYIFGKEGGKQLAEDLEIPFLGQIPLVQSIREGGDAGVPAMAGDEKITRKAFLDVAGAAARSIAMRNANVAPSKIVNIVV; this is encoded by the coding sequence ATGATCACGAAAGAGCAGGTTTTACAGGCCCTGAGCAACGTAGAAGAGCCAGATTTAGGGAAGGATCTGGTTACGCTGAACATGGTAAAAGATATAGAGATTGACGGCAATAAAGTTAAGTTCACCGTAGTGCTGACTACACCGGCATGTCCGCTGAAGGACCTGATCCGTAATGCCTGTGTGAATGCGATTCACATGATGGTAAGCAAGGAAGCGCAGGTAGAAGTGGTGATGACAGCTAACGTAAGTACAAAACGAACAGACGGTAAAGGCGTATTGGCCAACGTGAAAAATATCATCGTGGTAGCTTCCGGTAAGGGAGGTGTTGGAAAATCCACGGTAGCCGCCAATCTGGCCCTGGCACTGGGAAGAGACGGTGCCCGCGTAGGTTTGATGGACGCAGATATTTACGGTCCGTCTGTACCTATTATGTTTGGTTTACGGGGCGAAAGACCGCTGATGGTGAATGTAGACGGTAAAGGCATGATTCAGCCGATGGAGAAATTCGGTATCAAAGTGATGTCTATTGGTTTGCTGATCGATGAAAGACAAGCCGTGGTTTGGCGTGGGCCTATGGCCAGCAGCGCATTGCGGCAGTTTATTACCGATGTATACTGGGGCGATCTGGATTATCTGGTAATTGATATGCCGCCAGGTACCGGTGATATTCATCTGACGCTGGTACAAACCGTGCCGGTAACCGGTGCTGTGATTGTGACTACGCCGCAGGATGTAGCGCTGGCAGATGCCAAAAAAGGTATTGCGATGTTCCAGGGACAACAAATCAATGTACCGATCATCGGGCTGGTGGAAAATATGGCCTATTTTACGCCGGCAGAATTACCGGACAATAAATACTACATCTTCGGTAAAGAAGGGGGTAAACAACTGGCGGAAGACCTGGAAATACCATTCCTGGGACAGATTCCACTGGTACAAAGCATCCGCGAAGGTGGTGATGCTGGTGTACCAGCGATGGCCGGTGATGAAAAAATTACCCGCAAAGCATTCCTGGATGTAGCCGGAGCGGCTGCCCGCAGTATTGCGATGCGTAATGCCAACGTGGCACCGTCTAAAATAGTAAACATCGTCGTGTAA
- a CDS encoding carboxypeptidase-like regulatory domain-containing protein — MHHKRSYILSLLIIFVLSPFLGKAQITAFKDSVIQISGLTMTADSLRAIPAVSIKVRGQGRGTISNRLGVFSIVVFKGDTLSFSAVGFKRKDYKVPLDIKGNNFSMIQLMVEDTTYLPVTIIKPYLSKEEFERAFANMDVPDDAFEIARKNTENARLRAMARYTPVDGREAVGQYLNKQAQSLYYAGQPPPQNIFNPLAWAQFIQAWKRGDFKRKDDF; from the coding sequence ATGCATCATAAAAGATCCTACATACTGTCATTGCTTATCATTTTCGTCCTCTCTCCCTTTTTGGGGAAAGCACAGATTACAGCATTCAAAGACAGCGTTATACAAATTTCAGGTCTCACCATGACGGCGGACAGTCTGCGGGCCATCCCGGCTGTGAGCATCAAGGTAAGGGGTCAGGGAAGAGGTACTATTTCCAACCGGTTAGGTGTTTTTTCCATTGTGGTATTCAAAGGTGATACCCTGTCATTCAGCGCAGTAGGCTTTAAACGCAAAGACTACAAAGTTCCTTTGGATATCAAAGGCAATAATTTTTCTATGATACAGCTGATGGTGGAAGATACCACCTATCTGCCGGTCACCATTATCAAACCTTATCTTTCCAAAGAAGAATTCGAACGGGCCTTCGCCAATATGGATGTTCCGGACGATGCTTTCGAAATAGCCCGTAAAAACACGGAAAATGCCCGGCTCCGCGCCATGGCACGCTATACACCGGTAGACGGACGGGAAGCCGTAGGACAATACCTCAACAAACAGGCGCAGTCACTGTACTACGCCGGTCAGCCACCACCGCAGAATATTTTTAATCCGCTTGCCTGGGCCCAGTTTATTCAGGCGTGGAAACGCGGTGATTTCAAACGAAAAGACGATTTCTAA
- a CDS encoding 3-hydroxyacyl-CoA dehydrogenase family protein, translated as MQKIAVIGAGTMGNGIAHVFAQNGYAVNLIDVSEPALQKALQTITKNLDRQVSKATITEAVKAQTLANISLQTDLAAGVKEAGLVVEAATENVALKLKIFQDLDQHAPADAILATNTSSISITKIAAVTKRPAKVIGMHFMNPVPVMKLVEIINGYATDKAVTNTIVTLSEKLGKVPCVVNDYPGFIANRILMPMINEAIYSLFEGVANVAEIDTVMKLGMAHPMGPLQLADFIGLDVCLSILRVLHDGFGNPKYAPCPLLVNMVTAGYLGAKSGEGFYKYTAGSKDLVVSERFTQAQEYVAG; from the coding sequence ATGCAAAAAATAGCGGTAATTGGCGCAGGTACCATGGGAAATGGTATCGCACATGTTTTTGCCCAGAATGGCTACGCCGTCAACCTGATAGATGTATCTGAACCGGCGTTGCAGAAAGCCCTGCAAACGATCACCAAAAATCTGGACAGACAAGTGTCCAAAGCCACCATTACCGAAGCGGTAAAAGCCCAAACGCTGGCTAATATCAGCCTGCAAACAGACCTCGCCGCCGGTGTAAAAGAGGCAGGCCTCGTCGTGGAAGCAGCCACCGAAAACGTAGCCCTGAAACTGAAAATATTTCAGGACCTCGATCAACACGCGCCTGCAGACGCCATCCTGGCTACCAACACCTCTTCTATCTCCATTACCAAAATTGCCGCAGTCACCAAACGGCCGGCTAAAGTCATCGGCATGCACTTCATGAACCCGGTGCCTGTCATGAAACTGGTAGAAATTATCAATGGTTATGCGACAGACAAAGCGGTTACCAACACCATTGTAACCCTGTCTGAAAAACTGGGCAAAGTACCTTGTGTCGTAAATGATTATCCCGGCTTTATTGCCAACCGTATCCTGATGCCGATGATCAATGAAGCCATCTACTCCCTGTTTGAAGGCGTAGCCAATGTAGCAGAAATTGATACGGTGATGAAACTGGGTATGGCGCATCCGATGGGTCCCTTACAGCTGGCCGATTTCATCGGGCTGGATGTTTGCCTCTCCATCCTGCGCGTACTCCACGACGGATTCGGTAACCCTAAATATGCCCCTTGCCCGTTACTCGTTAACATGGTCACAGCAGGCTATCTGGGCGCGAAAAGCGGAGAAGGATTCTATAAATACACAGCAGGCAGCAAAGACCTGGTAGTGAGCGAAAGATTCACGCAGGCACAGGAATATGTAGCTGGTTGA